In a genomic window of Venatoribacter cucullus:
- a CDS encoding cyclic nucleotide-binding domain-containing protein: protein MHRITREEYPIDTLQRIVNGVTFFKELIQTDPSQFELLMSVTRFVTADQDEIILHRGEEANVLYFLLKGQLAVLADDDSGAVINEINPGEMFGVMALVLNFKRSASIKVHGRSALLAGIDFHHFSDLNDFTLFSLKTKISFFRMLANNIRWNLERNKMQTPEHPLIARLRTLPLFNGEKGTLEELHFLHHQAHESAELLCAWNEA from the coding sequence ATGCATCGCATCACCCGCGAAGAGTACCCGATTGATACGCTGCAGCGCATTGTCAACGGTGTCACCTTTTTCAAAGAATTGATTCAGACCGACCCCAGCCAGTTTGAACTGCTGATGAGCGTTACCCGCTTCGTAACGGCCGATCAGGATGAAATTATCCTGCACCGTGGCGAAGAGGCCAACGTGCTGTATTTCTTGCTGAAAGGCCAGCTGGCCGTTTTAGCGGATGATGACAGCGGTGCGGTTATTAATGAAATTAACCCTGGTGAAATGTTCGGAGTAATGGCGCTGGTTCTGAACTTCAAACGCTCGGCTTCCATTAAAGTGCATGGCCGCAGCGCTCTGCTGGCCGGTATTGATTTCCATCACTTCAGTGATCTGAATGATTTCACGCTGTTCAGCCTGAAAACCAAAATCAGTTTTTTCCGCATGCTGGCCAATAACATCCGCTGGAATCTGGAGCGCAATAAAATGCAGACCCCGGAGCATCCGCTGATTGCCCGCCTGCGCACCCTGCCGCTGTTTAATGGCGAAAAAGGGACGCTGGAAGAACTTCATTTTCTGCACCATCAGGCCCATGAATCGGCCGAATTGCTGTGCGCCTGGAATGAGGCCTGA
- a CDS encoding YgfZ/GcvT domain-containing protein, whose translation MSDTAVFSVLPDLALLEISGPDSERFLQGQLTCDVAALQAGRWTLGACCTAKGRMVANFVIGRQDNTFWLRLPREQVAALHQHLSRYAVFFKTTLTDRSDDWQVLGAVPAQSSPALLTQPQPLPVIADGLELQWPDGRRERWQAGNTAGHSPDNGQWAAADIRQGLIWVTEASREQWVPQHIDWHHQGGISFRKGCYTGQEIVARLQYLGKSKKQVIQLYSEQPLDLAVLTPLQDQQGKAIGEVACWAGQQGLAVINAGSLPAALLAGDISLTGAGLFYTDGINDGTDTEPAQ comes from the coding sequence ATGAGTGATACCGCGGTTTTTTCTGTTCTGCCGGACCTGGCCCTGCTGGAAATCAGCGGCCCTGACAGCGAACGTTTTCTGCAAGGGCAATTAACCTGTGACGTCGCCGCGCTGCAGGCAGGCCGGTGGACGCTGGGTGCCTGCTGCACCGCCAAAGGCCGGATGGTGGCTAATTTTGTGATCGGCCGGCAGGACAACACCTTCTGGTTACGCCTGCCACGCGAACAGGTGGCGGCGTTGCACCAGCATTTAAGTCGCTACGCCGTATTTTTTAAAACCACCCTCACTGACCGCAGCGACGACTGGCAGGTACTGGGCGCCGTGCCGGCCCAGAGCAGCCCCGCCTTACTGACCCAGCCGCAACCGCTGCCGGTTATTGCTGACGGGCTGGAACTGCAGTGGCCGGATGGCCGCCGTGAACGCTGGCAGGCCGGCAACACCGCCGGCCACTCCCCGGATAACGGCCAGTGGGCCGCCGCCGATATCCGTCAGGGCCTGATCTGGGTAACCGAAGCCAGCCGTGAACAATGGGTGCCGCAGCACATTGACTGGCACCATCAGGGCGGCATCAGTTTCCGCAAAGGCTGCTACACCGGCCAGGAGATCGTGGCGCGGCTGCAGTATCTGGGCAAAAGCAAAAAGCAGGTGATTCAGCTTTACAGTGAGCAGCCGCTTGATCTGGCGGTGTTAACCCCACTGCAGGATCAGCAGGGCAAAGCCATCGGCGAGGTGGCCTGCTGGGCCGGCCAGCAGGGTCTGGCGGTTATTAACGCCGGTTCCCTGCCGGCGGCGCTGCTGGCCGGTGATATTTCTCTCACCGGCGCCGGACTTTTCTATACTGACGGCATTAACGACGGAACGGATACGGAGCCCGCACAATGA
- a CDS encoding succinate dehydrogenase assembly factor 2, protein MTDELEAKRVRWHSRRGMLELDVLLLPFAEQVYTTLSADDQAIYRRLLECEDPDLFAWFMEHQTPPDAELEAMVNRILERARNR, encoded by the coding sequence GTGACTGACGAATTAGAAGCCAAACGCGTCCGCTGGCACAGCCGCCGCGGCATGCTGGAACTGGATGTATTGTTGTTGCCCTTTGCTGAGCAGGTGTACACCACCCTCAGCGCGGACGATCAGGCCATCTACCGGCGGCTGCTGGAATGTGAAGACCCGGATTTATTTGCCTGGTTTATGGAGCATCAGACCCCGCCGGATGCGGAGCTGGAAGCCATGGTGAACCGGATTCTTGAGCGTGCCCGTAACCGCTGA
- a CDS encoding ABC-F family ATPase, with the protein MLSTANITMQFGAKPLFENISVKFGDGNRYGLIGANGCGKSTFMKILDGSLEPTAGNVSLSPNERLGKLNQDQFAYEEFTVLDTVMMGNKELWAIKQERDAIYANPEATEDDYMRAAELEGEFAELDGYTAESRAGELLLGAGIASELHNGPMSEVAPGWKLRVLLAQALFSNPDILLLDEPTNNLDINTIRWLENIINNMKCTMIIISHDRHFLNSVCTHMADIDYGDIKIYPGTYDDFMIASTQARERQQADNAKKKAQIAELQQFVSRFSANASKSKQATSRAKQIEKIKIDEFKPSSRQNPFIRFNQDKKLHRTALEITGLSHTYAGGETLFKGVDLMIEAGEKIAVIGANGVGKTTFLKCLVNHVTPAAGSIKWAENADVGYYAQDHEYEFDKDMNLFDWMEQWKTEAQDETAVRASLGRLLFNADAIKKNVKVCSGGEKGRLLFGKLMMGNHNVLIMDEPTNHMDMESIESLNLALEMYEGTLLFVSHDREFVSSLATRILEIRDNKIVDFHGTYDEYLRSQGVE; encoded by the coding sequence GTGCTCTCTACCGCTAATATCACCATGCAATTTGGTGCCAAGCCGCTGTTTGAAAATATTTCCGTTAAATTCGGTGATGGCAACCGTTACGGCCTGATCGGTGCCAACGGCTGCGGCAAATCCACCTTCATGAAGATTCTGGACGGTTCCCTGGAGCCGACCGCCGGTAACGTGAGCCTGTCGCCCAACGAGCGCCTGGGTAAGCTGAACCAGGACCAGTTCGCCTACGAAGAATTCACCGTGCTCGACACCGTGATGATGGGCAACAAAGAGCTGTGGGCGATCAAGCAAGAGCGCGATGCCATTTACGCCAATCCGGAAGCCACCGAAGACGATTACATGCGCGCCGCCGAGCTGGAAGGCGAATTCGCTGAACTGGACGGCTACACCGCTGAATCCCGTGCCGGCGAACTGCTGCTGGGTGCCGGTATTGCCAGTGAACTGCACAACGGCCCGATGAGCGAAGTCGCACCTGGCTGGAAACTGCGGGTGCTGCTGGCGCAGGCGCTGTTCTCCAATCCGGACATCCTGCTGCTCGACGAACCGACCAACAACCTGGACATCAACACCATCCGTTGGCTGGAAAACATCATCAATAACATGAAGTGCACGATGATCATCATCTCCCACGATCGTCACTTCCTGAACTCGGTCTGTACCCACATGGCCGATATCGACTACGGCGATATCAAGATTTATCCGGGTACCTACGACGACTTTATGATCGCCAGCACCCAGGCGCGTGAACGCCAGCAGGCGGATAACGCCAAGAAGAAAGCCCAGATTGCCGAACTGCAGCAGTTCGTATCACGCTTCTCGGCCAACGCCTCCAAGTCCAAGCAGGCCACCAGCCGCGCCAAGCAGATTGAGAAGATCAAGATTGACGAGTTCAAGCCATCCAGTCGTCAGAACCCCTTTATCCGTTTCAATCAGGACAAGAAACTGCACCGCACAGCGCTGGAAATTACCGGTCTGTCGCACACCTACGCCGGTGGCGAAACGCTGTTTAAGGGTGTCGACCTGATGATCGAAGCCGGCGAAAAGATCGCCGTTATCGGTGCTAATGGTGTGGGTAAAACCACCTTCCTGAAGTGCCTGGTTAATCACGTTACGCCAGCAGCCGGCAGCATTAAGTGGGCGGAAAACGCCGATGTCGGTTATTACGCGCAGGACCACGAATACGAATTTGATAAGGATATGAACCTGTTCGACTGGATGGAACAGTGGAAAACCGAAGCACAGGACGAAACCGCGGTACGCGCTTCGCTGGGCCGGTTGTTGTTTAACGCCGACGCCATTAAAAAGAACGTGAAGGTGTGTTCGGGTGGTGAAAAAGGCCGCCTGCTGTTCGGCAAGCTGATGATGGGTAACCACAACGTGCTGATTATGGACGAACCGACCAACCACATGGATATGGAGTCCATCGAGTCACTGAACCTGGCGCTGGAAATGTACGAAGGCACCCTGCTCTTCGTATCCCACGACCGTGAGTTCGTATCCTCGCTGGCCACTCGCATTCTGGAAATCCGCGACAACAAGATCGTCGACTTCCACGGCACTTACGACGAGTACCTGCGCTCACAAGGGGTGGAATAA
- a CDS encoding HDOD domain-containing protein translates to MSNLALQVKDEIVRQIKNDELVLPTLPEVALQVRDVAEDINATITDLAQIIARDPALSARIIKVTNSPLVRTSSPVTDLGTAIARLGINFTSNLAIGLAMEQMFQATHDIIDRRLRECWSHSMEIAASAQVLARHFTKLQPDQAMLAGLVHQIGMLPILAYAETHEGLLSDSLSLDLVLEKLHPALGAYILRSWKFQPALAEVPKEYLNLQHQAEQADYSDLVQVATLQSYAGSDHPLARINCSELGSFRRLGLDAAEEVTILEDLADELSASQAALRH, encoded by the coding sequence ATGAGCAACCTGGCCCTGCAGGTAAAAGATGAGATTGTCAGACAGATTAAGAACGATGAGCTGGTGTTGCCGACCCTGCCGGAAGTGGCCCTGCAGGTACGGGATGTGGCGGAAGATATCAATGCCACCATTACCGATCTGGCCCAGATTATTGCCCGCGATCCGGCCCTGAGCGCGCGTATTATCAAGGTCACCAACAGCCCGCTGGTGCGCACCAGCAGTCCGGTCACCGACCTGGGTACCGCCATTGCCCGGCTGGGCATTAACTTCACCAGCAATCTGGCCATTGGTCTGGCCATGGAGCAGATGTTCCAGGCCACCCACGACATCATCGACCGGCGCCTGCGCGAATGCTGGTCACACTCCATGGAAATTGCCGCCTCGGCGCAGGTGTTGGCGCGTCATTTCACCAAACTACAGCCGGATCAGGCCATGCTGGCCGGGCTGGTGCACCAGATTGGTATGCTGCCGATTCTGGCCTATGCCGAAACCCATGAAGGGCTGCTGAGTGACAGCTTATCGCTGGATCTGGTGCTGGAAAAACTGCATCCGGCGCTGGGCGCCTACATTCTGCGCAGCTGGAAGTTTCAGCCAGCGCTGGCCGAGGTGCCGAAGGAATATCTGAATCTGCAGCATCAGGCCGAGCAGGCGGATTACAGCGATCTGGTGCAGGTGGCGACGCTGCAAAGCTACGCCGGCAGTGACCACCCACTGGCCCGCATTAACTGCAGCGAACTGGGGTCGTTCCGCCGGCTGGGTCTGGATGCCGCCGAAGAAGTGACCATTCTGGAAGATCTGGCCGACGAGCTGAGCGCCAGCCAGGCGGCACTGCGGCATTGA
- a CDS encoding DUF4442 domain-containing protein, whose product MSTNNRLSRLVGKINSLPQGLRPLALSLVMGRVIPFAGTAGTRVMELTPQKCVIVMRNKKKVQNHIGSVHAAAMGLLAESATGFMTGMSVPDNRIIVIRSMTLEYLKRASGDMTATATFSDEQLAYVKNTDKGDIEVPVVITDGTGTETVKATMIWAWTPKKA is encoded by the coding sequence ATGAGCACAAATAATCGTTTAAGCCGCCTGGTCGGCAAGATTAATTCCCTGCCGCAGGGCCTGCGGCCACTGGCGCTGTCTCTGGTGATGGGCCGGGTGATTCCGTTCGCCGGCACCGCCGGGACGCGGGTAATGGAACTGACGCCGCAAAAGTGCGTGATTGTGATGCGCAATAAGAAGAAGGTGCAGAACCACATCGGCAGCGTGCACGCCGCCGCGATGGGGCTGCTGGCGGAATCGGCCACCGGTTTTATGACCGGCATGAGCGTACCGGATAACCGCATTATTGTGATCCGCAGCATGACGCTGGAGTACCTGAAGCGCGCCAGCGGCGATATGACCGCCACCGCGACCTTCAGCGATGAGCAGCTGGCTTATGTGAAGAACACCGACAAAGGCGACATCGAAGTGCCGGTGGTCATCACCGACGGCACCGGTACCGAAACGGTAAAAGCCACAATGATCTGGGCCTGGACACCGAAAAAAGCCTGA
- the nhaD gene encoding sodium:proton antiporter NhaD, translated as MPEFLPYLLIALAIAGLLAVIFEEVIHINKAQSVLFFGAFSWILLFMFSPEPAIHEQVRAGLEHNISEIASLWLFLVAAMTFVAYLNKKGLIENIIYRLLPAQISERKLLFLTGIFSFVFSSLADNITATLVSVALILSLRLPAAKTLRFATVVVFAVNSGGVAMITGDVTTLMIFLAGKVSITNLLLLSLPALLAVLLLAFMLARPLRETAIIEHKHNDVQRVDVMIACVFMTTILATMAGNVLFDIPPVLTFLSGLSVMFLLARAYGEDTEHDPIMDYIRQIEFDTLMFFLGILLIVGAMKEIHALDGFLDLYAVVPVWVANFLMGLLSAIIDNVPLTAALLKADVQMNTAEWMGLTYAVGVGGSLLIIGSAAGIVAMSKINELTFGSYLRYLLALLLAYLVGYAGVLGMAKILLETAA; from the coding sequence ATGCCCGAATTTTTACCCTATCTGCTGATCGCTCTGGCCATTGCTGGTCTGCTGGCCGTCATTTTCGAAGAAGTTATCCACATTAATAAAGCCCAGTCGGTACTGTTTTTCGGCGCTTTTTCCTGGATTTTACTCTTTATGTTCTCGCCAGAGCCGGCCATCCATGAGCAGGTAAGAGCCGGGCTGGAACACAATATCAGTGAGATCGCCAGCCTGTGGTTATTTCTGGTCGCGGCCATGACCTTTGTGGCTTACCTGAACAAAAAAGGGCTGATCGAAAATATTATTTACCGGCTACTGCCGGCGCAGATTTCCGAACGGAAATTATTATTCCTCACCGGTATTTTCAGCTTTGTGTTTTCCTCGCTGGCCGACAACATTACCGCCACCCTGGTATCGGTGGCGCTGATTTTATCGCTGCGTTTACCGGCCGCCAAAACCCTGCGCTTTGCCACCGTAGTGGTGTTTGCTGTGAACTCCGGCGGCGTGGCCATGATTACCGGCGACGTTACTACGCTGATGATTTTCCTGGCCGGTAAAGTCAGCATTACCAACCTGCTGCTGTTATCGTTACCAGCCTTACTGGCGGTATTACTGCTGGCCTTTATGCTGGCGCGGCCATTGCGTGAAACCGCCATCATTGAACACAAGCACAATGATGTGCAGCGGGTCGATGTGATGATTGCCTGTGTATTTATGACTACCATTCTGGCCACCATGGCCGGCAACGTGCTGTTTGATATTCCGCCGGTATTAACCTTCTTAAGCGGTCTGTCGGTGATGTTCCTGCTCGCCCGCGCCTATGGTGAAGACACCGAGCACGACCCGATTATGGATTACATCCGCCAGATCGAATTCGATACCTTAATGTTCTTCCTCGGCATCCTGCTGATTGTGGGCGCGATGAAAGAAATTCATGCGCTGGATGGTTTTCTTGATCTGTATGCCGTGGTGCCGGTCTGGGTCGCTAATTTTCTGATGGGGCTGCTGTCAGCCATTATCGATAACGTACCGTTAACCGCCGCACTGTTAAAAGCCGACGTACAGATGAACACGGCAGAGTGGATGGGGCTGACTTACGCCGTTGGGGTGGGTGGTTCATTGCTGATCATCGGCTCGGCGGCCGGTATTGTTGCGATGAGTAAAATCAACGAGCTTACTTTCGGCAGCTACCTGCGCTATTTACTGGCACTGCTGCTGGCCTACCTGGTGGGCTATGCCGGGGTTTTGGGAATGGCCAAAATACTGCTGGAAACGGCGGCCTGA
- a CDS encoding enoyl-CoA hydratase/isomerase family protein, translating into MKADSPVVATTLAARSGHKIGVLTLNVPAAMNAVDLTMVNLIDKQLARWEKNDKVVAVLMRGAGDKAFCAGGDIRQLYQSMTAEGDEQYRYADDFFRGEYGKNYRVHLFSKPLIAWGNGFVMGGGLGLFIGANHRVGTETLKLAWPEIRIGLFPDVGGSWYLSRLPYPVGHWMGLSGSLMNALDCRELKLIQYALRHEQQQDVLKALRQLPWGGNVAENHHQVRSLLHGMEAGADELPASQLALARDDLKELFAAPDLPAIDRALHAWQGDNPWVKQGIENYLRGCPGTAWVVMEQLARGAQMSLREVAQWELVLAYQAVRHPDFAEGIRAMVIDKDYQPRWQHAAVTEVPRRWTEELLQSPWSADNHPLRELPGWQR; encoded by the coding sequence GTGAAAGCAGACAGCCCGGTGGTTGCCACCACGCTCGCCGCCCGCAGTGGTCATAAGATCGGGGTATTAACCCTGAATGTTCCCGCCGCCATGAATGCGGTGGATCTGACCATGGTCAACCTGATCGACAAACAGCTGGCGCGCTGGGAAAAAAACGACAAGGTGGTGGCGGTATTAATGCGCGGTGCCGGCGATAAAGCCTTTTGTGCCGGTGGCGATATCCGCCAGTTGTATCAGAGTATGACGGCGGAGGGTGACGAGCAGTACCGCTATGCCGATGATTTTTTCCGCGGCGAATACGGCAAAAATTACCGCGTGCATCTGTTCAGTAAGCCCTTAATCGCCTGGGGCAATGGCTTTGTGATGGGGGGCGGGCTGGGGCTGTTTATCGGCGCCAATCACCGCGTCGGTACTGAAACCCTGAAGTTGGCGTGGCCGGAAATCCGTATCGGCTTGTTTCCCGATGTCGGTGGCAGCTGGTACCTGTCGCGGTTGCCGTACCCGGTCGGACACTGGATGGGGTTATCCGGCAGTCTGATGAATGCGCTCGATTGTCGTGAACTGAAGCTGATTCAGTATGCGCTGCGCCATGAGCAGCAGCAGGATGTTCTGAAGGCCCTGCGGCAGCTGCCCTGGGGCGGCAATGTGGCGGAAAATCATCATCAGGTGCGTTCGTTGTTGCATGGCATGGAGGCGGGGGCAGATGAATTGCCGGCCAGTCAGTTAGCCCTGGCCCGGGACGATTTAAAGGAATTGTTTGCGGCGCCCGATCTGCCCGCCATCGACCGCGCGTTACATGCCTGGCAGGGGGATAATCCCTGGGTGAAACAGGGCATTGAAAATTATTTGCGCGGCTGTCCAGGTACGGCCTGGGTGGTGATGGAGCAGCTGGCGCGTGGCGCTCAGATGAGCCTGCGCGAGGTGGCGCAATGGGAGCTGGTGCTGGCCTATCAGGCGGTACGGCATCCGGATTTTGCCGAAGGCATCCGCGCCATGGTGATCGATAAGGATTATCAACCGCGCTGGCAGCATGCGGCGGTGACTGAGGTTCCGCGCCGCTGGACGGAAGAGCTACTGCAATCGCCCTGGTCGGCGGACAATCATCCGTTACGGGAACTGCCGGGCTGGCAGCGCTGA
- the nadB gene encoding L-aspartate oxidase, protein MSESYRFDVLIIGSGAAGLTLGLSLPDHLRVAIISKEQLDSGSTRWAQGGVAAVLDEHDSVEAHVQDTLVAGAGLCHEPAVRFTVEHSTAAIQWLIDLGVPFTQDSPDHFHLTREGGHSARRIIHAADATGHAISDTLLARARAKSNLTLMQNYIAIDLITREKLGLGGHGCIGAYFLNNDTGEVDVISAHAVVLATGGASKVYLYTSNPDGASGDGIAMAWRAGCRVANMEFNQFHPTCLYHPQAKSFLITEAVRGEGGKLLLPNGRRFMQRFDERAELAPRDIVARAIDHEMKRLGADCLFLDISHKPAAFIKEHFPTIYERCLELGIDITRQPIPVVPAAHYTCGGVVTDVHGRTDIEHLYAIGETASTGLHGANRLASNSLLECLVFARSAAAHITAHTDFSEPVPDIPAWDASQVKDSDEDVVISHNWDELRRFMWDYVGIVRTTKRLVRAKHRVQMLRQEIQEFYSNYRVSNDLLELRNLVDVADVIIRSALLRKESRGLHFSRDYPQPLPRAFDTVLTPKYLKELGEL, encoded by the coding sequence ATGAGCGAATCCTACCGTTTTGATGTGCTGATTATCGGCAGCGGCGCCGCCGGCCTGACCCTCGGGCTGTCGTTACCGGATCATCTGCGGGTGGCCATTATCAGCAAAGAACAACTGGATTCCGGTTCTACCCGCTGGGCGCAGGGCGGCGTCGCCGCCGTATTGGATGAACACGACAGTGTCGAAGCCCATGTACAGGACACCTTAGTGGCCGGGGCCGGCCTGTGTCATGAACCCGCCGTACGCTTTACCGTGGAACATTCCACCGCCGCCATTCAGTGGCTGATTGATCTGGGCGTGCCTTTTACTCAGGACAGCCCCGATCATTTTCACCTGACCCGTGAAGGCGGCCACAGCGCGCGGCGCATTATTCACGCCGCCGACGCCACCGGCCATGCCATTTCCGACACCTTACTGGCACGGGCCAGGGCCAAATCCAATCTGACCCTGATGCAGAATTACATCGCCATCGACCTGATTACCCGGGAAAAACTCGGATTGGGCGGACACGGCTGTATCGGCGCGTATTTTCTGAATAACGACACCGGCGAAGTGGATGTGATCAGCGCCCACGCGGTAGTGCTGGCCACTGGCGGCGCCAGCAAGGTGTATCTGTATACCAGCAACCCCGACGGTGCCTCCGGTGATGGCATTGCCATGGCCTGGCGCGCCGGTTGCCGGGTCGCCAATATGGAATTCAACCAGTTTCATCCCACCTGTCTGTACCATCCGCAGGCCAAGTCATTCCTGATTACCGAAGCGGTACGCGGTGAAGGTGGCAAACTGTTGCTGCCCAATGGCAGACGCTTTATGCAGCGCTTTGATGAGCGCGCCGAGCTGGCGCCGCGCGATATTGTTGCCCGCGCCATCGACCATGAAATGAAACGTCTGGGGGCCGACTGTCTGTTCCTCGATATCAGCCATAAACCAGCGGCCTTTATTAAGGAACATTTCCCCACCATTTATGAACGCTGTCTGGAACTGGGCATTGATATTACCCGCCAGCCCATTCCGGTGGTGCCGGCGGCGCATTACACCTGCGGCGGCGTGGTCACCGACGTGCATGGCCGCACCGACATCGAACATCTGTACGCCATCGGCGAAACCGCCAGCACCGGCCTGCACGGGGCCAACCGGCTGGCCAGCAACTCCTTACTGGAATGTCTGGTGTTTGCCCGTTCTGCAGCAGCCCACATTACGGCCCACACCGACTTCAGCGAGCCGGTACCGGATATTCCGGCCTGGGACGCCAGCCAGGTAAAAGATTCCGACGAAGATGTGGTGATTTCCCACAACTGGGATGAGCTGCGCCGTTTTATGTGGGACTACGTCGGCATTGTGCGCACCACCAAACGGCTGGTGCGGGCCAAGCACCGGGTGCAGATGCTGCGCCAGGAAATTCAGGAGTTTTACAGCAACTACCGGGTCAGTAACGACTTACTAGAACTGCGTAACCTGGTCGATGTGGCGGATGTGATTATCCGCTCGGCGCTGCTGCGCAAAGAAAGCCGCGGCCTGCACTTCAGCCGCGATTACCCGCAGCCACTGCCGCGTGCCTTTGATACCGTGCTGACGCCCAAATACCTGAAAGAACTGGGCGAACTCTGA
- a CDS encoding alpha/beta fold hydrolase produces MLLHRLAAIATLLFTLGGCTASQQDTLLQKVTDTGRQQAGLIPAVAQADDVPMSYLERPGDGPVVMLVHGFSANKDTWLRFAAELPADYRIIAPDLAGHGDTPAPASGDYTLTRQAQRLHALAEHLGLQQFHILGSSMGGAISAIYASQYPQQIASLTLMNAAGVDAPNPSEYMRALEQGRNPLIATDKDSFDYRWDFIMSRPPLLPWPLRPALVRQTIERRAINEAIFAGMLATREQLAAADFDQQLTANVTMPVLIIWGAEDRVLDVSAAAAFKQRLPQAETEIYQGIGHLPMFENPQESAGRYQRFIKAQL; encoded by the coding sequence ATGTTGCTACACCGATTAGCCGCCATCGCCACCCTGCTGTTCACCCTGGGCGGTTGTACCGCCAGTCAGCAGGATACCCTGCTGCAAAAAGTAACGGATACCGGCCGTCAGCAGGCGGGCCTGATCCCTGCCGTTGCTCAGGCTGACGATGTGCCCATGAGCTATCTGGAGCGTCCGGGCGACGGCCCGGTGGTGATGCTGGTGCACGGTTTTTCCGCCAACAAAGACACCTGGCTGCGCTTTGCCGCCGAACTGCCGGCCGATTACCGCATTATTGCCCCGGATCTGGCCGGCCACGGCGATACCCCGGCGCCCGCCAGCGGTGACTATACCCTTACCCGCCAGGCCCAGCGCCTGCACGCCCTGGCTGAGCATTTAGGCCTGCAGCAATTCCATATTCTCGGCAGCTCCATGGGCGGCGCGATCAGTGCCATTTACGCCAGCCAATACCCGCAGCAGATCGCCAGCCTGACGCTGATGAACGCCGCCGGCGTCGATGCCCCCAACCCCAGCGAATACATGCGGGCACTGGAACAGGGCCGCAACCCGCTGATTGCCACCGACAAAGACAGCTTTGATTACCGCTGGGACTTTATTATGAGCCGCCCGCCGCTGCTGCCCTGGCCACTGCGCCCGGCGCTGGTGCGCCAGACCATCGAACGCCGCGCCATCAACGAAGCCATCTTTGCCGGCATGCTGGCCACCCGCGAACAACTGGCCGCGGCTGACTTTGATCAGCAACTCACCGCCAACGTCACCATGCCGGTGCTGATTATCTGGGGCGCGGAAGACCGCGTGCTGGATGTATCCGCCGCGGCCGCCTTCAAGCAGCGGCTGCCGCAGGCAGAGACCGAGATTTACCAGGGCATCGGGCATTTGCCGATGTTTGAGAATCCGCAGGAAAGCGCGGGGCGGTATCAGCGTTTTATTAAGGCGCAGCTGTAA